The Desulfocurvus vexinensis DSM 17965 genome includes a window with the following:
- the ilvB gene encoding biosynthetic-type acetolactate synthase large subunit: MELTGAQILFESLKKEGVDAVFGFPGGAVIDIYDEMPRHPEIRHYLVRHEQGAIHAADGYARATGKVGVCLVTSGPGATNTVTGIANAYMDSIPVVIFTGQVPSPLIGNDAFQEVDIVGITRPCTKHNYLVKDVTRLAGVIKEAFYLARTGRPGPVLVDLPKDVIQARAEFKYPRQVRMRSYNPTLTPNAKQVARALEAICQADRPLFYVGGGVVSSDSHRELTWLAKKLNVPVTATLMGLGSFPGHEPLWLGMLGMHGTYAANRAVQECDLLIAVGARFDDRVTGKLATFAPNAKVIHIDVDPTSIRKNVRVDVPIVADCRETLVALKAQVEAASDPKGLCRARKDWTATLKTWKIDHPLTYNGGDSGEIKPQAVVETIYELTKGEAIISTEVGQNQMWAAQFYNYHKPRTLLTSGGLGTMGYGFPAAIGAQVAFPDKLVIDVAGDGSIQMCIQEMATAMCYDLPVKIVILNNGYLGMVRQWQELFYKKNYCATCMDWAPDFVKLAQAYGAEGYRVTDPAQVKPVLKQAFGNGKLTIVDVVVSQEENVYPMVPAGASLHEMLLV; the protein is encoded by the coding sequence ATGGAGCTCACCGGGGCTCAGATCCTCTTCGAAAGCCTGAAGAAAGAGGGCGTGGACGCGGTGTTCGGCTTCCCCGGCGGGGCCGTCATCGACATCTACGACGAGATGCCCAGGCATCCGGAGATCAGGCACTATCTGGTGCGCCATGAGCAGGGGGCCATCCATGCAGCCGACGGCTACGCCCGGGCCACGGGCAAGGTCGGCGTCTGCCTGGTGACCTCCGGCCCCGGCGCCACCAACACCGTCACCGGCATCGCCAACGCCTACATGGACTCCATCCCCGTGGTGATCTTCACCGGGCAGGTGCCGTCGCCGCTCATCGGCAACGACGCCTTCCAGGAAGTGGACATCGTGGGCATCACCCGGCCCTGCACCAAGCACAACTACCTGGTCAAGGACGTGACGCGCCTGGCCGGGGTCATCAAGGAGGCCTTCTACCTGGCGCGCACCGGGCGCCCCGGCCCCGTGCTGGTGGACCTGCCCAAGGATGTGATCCAGGCCAGGGCCGAGTTCAAGTATCCGCGCCAGGTGCGCATGCGCAGCTACAACCCGACCCTCACGCCCAACGCCAAGCAGGTGGCCCGGGCGCTGGAGGCCATCTGCCAGGCCGACCGGCCCCTGTTCTACGTGGGCGGCGGCGTGGTTTCGTCGGATTCGCACCGCGAGCTGACCTGGCTGGCCAAGAAGCTCAACGTGCCCGTGACGGCGACGCTCATGGGCCTGGGCTCCTTTCCCGGGCACGAGCCGCTGTGGCTGGGCATGCTCGGGATGCACGGCACCTACGCGGCCAACCGCGCCGTGCAGGAGTGCGACCTGCTCATCGCCGTGGGCGCGCGCTTCGACGACCGCGTGACCGGCAAGCTGGCGACCTTCGCCCCGAACGCCAAGGTCATCCACATCGACGTGGACCCGACTTCCATCCGCAAGAACGTGCGCGTGGACGTGCCCATCGTGGCCGACTGCCGCGAGACGCTGGTGGCCCTCAAGGCCCAGGTGGAGGCCGCAAGCGACCCCAAGGGCCTGTGCCGGGCCCGCAAGGACTGGACCGCCACCCTCAAGACCTGGAAGATCGACCACCCGCTGACCTACAACGGCGGCGACTCGGGCGAGATCAAGCCCCAGGCCGTGGTGGAGACCATCTACGAGCTGACCAAGGGCGAGGCCATCATCAGCACCGAGGTCGGCCAGAACCAGATGTGGGCCGCGCAGTTCTACAACTACCACAAGCCCCGCACGCTGCTGACCTCCGGCGGGCTCGGCACCATGGGCTACGGCTTCCCGGCGGCCATCGGCGCGCAGGTGGCCTTCCCCGACAAGCTGGTCATCGACGTGGCGGGCGACGGCTCCATCCAGATGTGCATCCAGGAAATGGCCACCGCCATGTGCTACGACCTGCCCGTGAAGATCGTCATCCTCAACAACGGGTACCTTGGCATGGTCCGCCAGTGGCAGGAGCTGTTCTACAAGAAGAACTACTGCGCCACCTGCATGGACTGGGCGCCGGACTTCGTGAAGCTCGCCCAGGCCTACGGGGCCGAGGGCTACCGCGTCACGGACCCGGCCCAGGTCAAGCCCGTGCTCAAGCAGGCCTTCGGCAACGGCAAGCTGACCATCGTGGACGTGGTGGTCTCGCAGGAGGAGAACGTCTATCCCATGGTCCCTGCCGGGGCCTCGCTGCACGAGATGCTGCTGGTCTAG